The Pseudomonas extremaustralis genome contains a region encoding:
- a CDS encoding M91 family zinc metallopeptidase translates to MPTIKETRLVDDGNLTAHNTALTFQFTPQKKAVMEDSLTLETGDRSDTIHVSNGADGRLNVEVNGKAYAFNVRSEKEGNPTQLYIKSKAGDDRIKIDADVMLPVSVEAGDGNDSVTAGGGPSRLFGGNGNDRLQLGSGPGYAEGNEGDDTIMGGTGNAILYGNNGNDRLYAGHGPANKKSHLDGGSGADHLYAGNGHTVMNGGKGDDLMVGHDRTTFYSAKGKDTIRSNNRTDRIYGKTSDRVIAPAGATFVPITPDESGKKGINVQGTPDFKQRVEDDLDLLRSSPVGQKMLAALDDAAIKNGAPINIKSGAKEQFDLDELQREKTQYVVEGEQVDDSSAPLAQEDPESPKNGFIRNGVRGTANRGGAIFYDPSSLYDNPVLKSSPVTNFYHEMSHAYNGATGSFLPGSTPEQVGDKPAADTPNAERQAVGLPTSAEPFDFDNDPLTPPTSTNPTALTENAIREEMGHDRRDNYRVQARSRH, encoded by the coding sequence GTGCCAACAATCAAAGAGACGAGACTGGTCGATGACGGCAATCTCACTGCGCACAATACCGCGCTGACCTTTCAGTTCACGCCCCAGAAAAAGGCCGTGATGGAAGATAGCCTGACGCTTGAAACGGGCGACCGCTCAGACACGATTCATGTCAGTAACGGCGCCGACGGGCGACTGAATGTCGAGGTCAATGGCAAGGCTTATGCCTTCAACGTCAGAAGCGAGAAGGAAGGCAACCCCACGCAGCTCTATATCAAAAGCAAGGCCGGTGACGACCGGATAAAAATCGATGCCGACGTCATGCTTCCCGTCAGCGTTGAAGCCGGTGACGGCAACGATTCCGTCACGGCGGGAGGCGGACCGAGCCGCCTGTTCGGTGGCAATGGCAATGACCGTCTTCAGCTCGGCAGCGGCCCAGGGTATGCCGAGGGCAATGAGGGTGACGACACAATAATGGGGGGCACTGGCAATGCCATCCTGTATGGCAACAACGGAAACGACCGCCTGTATGCGGGGCATGGTCCCGCCAACAAAAAAAGCCATTTGGACGGCGGCAGTGGGGCAGATCACCTGTATGCCGGCAATGGGCACACCGTGATGAATGGTGGCAAGGGTGACGACCTGATGGTGGGCCATGACCGCACCACTTTTTATAGCGCAAAGGGCAAGGACACCATCCGATCCAATAACCGCACTGATCGTATCTATGGGAAAACCAGCGACAGGGTCATCGCGCCTGCGGGAGCAACCTTCGTCCCGATCACACCCGATGAGTCCGGTAAAAAAGGAATCAATGTCCAAGGCACACCTGACTTCAAACAGCGTGTGGAAGACGACTTGGACCTTCTGCGCAGCTCACCCGTCGGGCAAAAAATGCTCGCGGCCTTGGACGACGCAGCAATAAAAAACGGGGCACCGATCAACATCAAATCAGGAGCGAAAGAGCAGTTTGATCTGGACGAACTCCAGAGAGAGAAAACGCAGTACGTGGTCGAAGGCGAGCAGGTGGACGACAGCAGCGCGCCACTGGCTCAAGAGGATCCAGAGTCGCCAAAGAATGGCTTTATTCGCAACGGAGTCCGGGGTACCGCCAACAGGGGTGGCGCTATCTTCTATGACCCCTCGAGCCTGTACGACAACCCCGTACTCAAATCCTCTCCGGTGACAAATTTCTACCATGAGATGTCACACGCCTATAACGGCGCAACCGGCTCTTTTCTCCCCGGCAGCACCCCGGAGCAAGTGGGTGACAAACCGGCGGCGGATACGCCGAATGCCGAACGGCAGGCTGTCGGCCTACCGACGAGCGCCGAACCGTTCGACTTCGACAACGACCCACTGACCCCGCCGACCTCAACCAATCCCACGGCACTCACGGAAAACGCGATTCGTGAAGAAATGGGCCATGATCGGCGCGATAACTACAGGGTGCAGGCTCGCTCACGGCACTGA
- a CDS encoding TetR family transcriptional regulator, giving the protein MVRRTKEEAQETRSQILEAAEQAFYERGVARTTLADIAALAGVTRGAIYWHFSNKSDLLQALLDTLHEPLDELARASESEDEVDPLGCMRKLLIHLFHQVVLDPKTRRINEILFHKCEFTDEMCDMRRQRQTHSLECNLRISLTLRNAVHRGQLPENLDTTRAAVCIHAYINGLLGQWLLVPDSFELHQEAERWVDAGLDMLRLSPSLRN; this is encoded by the coding sequence ATGGTTCGTCGCACCAAAGAGGAAGCTCAGGAAACGCGAAGCCAAATTCTCGAAGCCGCCGAGCAAGCCTTTTATGAGCGCGGCGTCGCGCGGACCACGCTGGCGGACATCGCCGCGCTGGCGGGCGTAACCCGCGGCGCCATCTACTGGCACTTCAGCAATAAGTCCGACCTGTTGCAGGCATTGCTCGACACCCTGCACGAACCCCTGGACGAACTGGCCAGGGCCAGTGAAAGCGAGGACGAAGTCGACCCGCTGGGGTGTATGCGCAAGCTGTTGATTCATCTTTTTCATCAAGTCGTCCTTGACCCGAAAACCCGGCGCATCAACGAAATCCTGTTCCATAAGTGCGAGTTCACCGATGAAATGTGTGACATGCGCCGCCAGCGCCAGACCCATAGCCTGGAGTGCAACCTGCGTATCAGCCTGACCTTGCGTAACGCCGTCCATCGCGGGCAACTTCCGGAAAACCTCGATACCACGCGTGCAGCGGTCTGCATTCATGCCTACATCAACGGCTTGCTGGGCCAGTGGCTGCTCGTACCTGACAGTTTCGAGCTGCATCAGGAAGCCGAGCGCTGGGTTGATGCGGGGCTGGACATGCTGCGCTTGAGCCCTAGTCTGCGCAATTAA
- a CDS encoding OprD family porin: MSTFHPRRLLLASAIASLALPVVAEEHGFLEDASANLNLRNFFINRNFTNPTKTQGGAQEWTQSFILDAKSGFTQGTVGFGVDVLGLYSLKLDGGRGTGGTQLLPLDHDGRPADNFGRLGVAFKTRISKTELKVGEWMPVLPILRSDDGRSLPQTLRGGQITSKEIDGLTLYGGQFRANSPRDDGSMNDMSMTGKAAFTSDRFNFQGGEYTFNDKRTQVGLWNAQLKDIYRQQFVNLIHTQPLGDWTLGANLGFFYGKDDGSARAGSLDNRTWSGLFSAKYGGNTFYVGLQKLTGDSAWMRVNGTSGGTLANDSYNSSYDNAQEKSWQVRHDYNFAALGVPGLTVMNRYISGSNVHTGTVTDGKEWGRESELGYTVQSGSLKNLSVRWRNSSMRRDYSNNEFDENRLIVSYPISLL; this comes from the coding sequence ATGAGCACTTTTCACCCGCGCCGGCTCTTGCTGGCATCCGCTATCGCCAGTCTTGCCCTGCCTGTCGTCGCCGAAGAACACGGTTTTCTCGAAGACGCCAGTGCCAACCTCAACCTGCGAAATTTTTTCATCAACCGTAACTTCACCAACCCGACCAAAACCCAGGGCGGTGCGCAGGAGTGGACGCAAAGCTTCATCCTCGATGCCAAGTCCGGCTTCACCCAGGGCACCGTGGGCTTCGGTGTGGATGTGCTGGGCTTGTACTCGCTCAAACTCGATGGCGGGCGCGGTACCGGCGGTACGCAGTTACTGCCGCTGGACCACGATGGCCGCCCGGCGGATAACTTCGGGCGGCTCGGTGTGGCATTCAAGACGCGGATTTCAAAGACCGAATTGAAAGTCGGCGAATGGATGCCGGTGCTGCCGATCCTGCGTTCGGACGATGGCCGCTCGCTGCCGCAAACCTTGCGCGGCGGGCAGATCACCTCGAAGGAAATCGACGGCCTGACCCTTTACGGCGGCCAGTTCCGTGCCAACAGCCCACGGGACGACGGCAGCATGAACGACATGTCGATGACCGGTAAAGCCGCGTTCACCTCCGACCGTTTCAACTTCCAGGGCGGCGAATACACGTTCAACGACAAGCGCACCCAGGTCGGCCTGTGGAACGCCCAGCTCAAGGACATCTACCGCCAGCAGTTCGTCAACCTGATCCACACCCAGCCCCTGGGCGACTGGACCCTGGGCGCCAATCTCGGCTTCTTCTATGGCAAGGACGACGGCAGCGCTCGCGCAGGCAGCCTGGACAACAGGACCTGGTCCGGCCTGTTCTCGGCCAAATACGGCGGCAACACCTTCTACGTCGGCTTGCAAAAACTCACCGGCGACAGTGCGTGGATGCGTGTCAACGGCACCAGCGGCGGCACGCTGGCCAACGACAGCTACAACTCGAGCTACGACAATGCACAGGAAAAGTCCTGGCAAGTGCGCCACGACTACAACTTCGCCGCCCTCGGCGTACCGGGCCTGACCGTGATGAACCGCTATATCAGCGGCAGCAACGTGCACACCGGTACCGTGACCGACGGCAAGGAATGGGGCCGCGAGAGTGAACTGGGCTACACCGTGCAAAGCGGCAGCCTGAAAAACCTCAGCGTGCGCTGGCGTAATTCGAGCATGCGTCGCGACTACAGCAACAATGAGTTCGACGAAAACCGGTTGATCGTCAGCTACCCGATAAGTCTGCTGTAA
- the adeC gene encoding AdeC/AdeK/OprM family multidrug efflux complex outer membrane factor, with amino-acid sequence MSKSLLSLAVTAFVLSGCSLIPDYQRPEAPVAAQFPQGPAYSSAQAPNQAAAEQGWKQFFHDPALQQLIQTALVNNRDLRVAALNIDAYAAQYQIQRADLFPAVSATGSGSRQRVPARSSQTGKEGISSSYSATLGISSYELDLFGRVRSLSEEALQKYFATEEARRSTQISLVASVANAYLTWQADKELLKLTQETLNAYEQSFKLTSRSNEVGVASALDLSQARTSVENARVALARYTRQVAQDENSLTLLLGTGLPANLASKPLSDDVLSEVPAGLPSDLLQRRPDIQQAEYNLKAANANIGAARAAFFPSISLTANAGTLSPDLGGLFKGGSGTWSFAPQINIPIFNAGSLRASLDYSKIQKEINVANYEKAIQTGFQEVSDGLAARETYKQQLEAQRGFVAANQDYYRLAERRYRIGVDSNLTFLDAQRQLFSAQQSLITDRLAQLTSEVNLYKALGGGWNEQTGKNEPLKEEAPALKLF; translated from the coding sequence ATGAGCAAGTCGCTACTTTCCTTAGCCGTCACGGCATTCGTGCTCAGTGGCTGCTCGCTGATACCTGACTATCAGCGCCCCGAAGCGCCAGTGGCTGCGCAGTTCCCGCAGGGGCCGGCGTATTCGTCGGCCCAGGCGCCGAACCAGGCCGCCGCCGAGCAGGGCTGGAAGCAGTTTTTCCATGACCCTGCCCTGCAACAGCTGATCCAGACCGCACTGGTGAACAACCGTGACCTGCGCGTGGCGGCCTTGAACATCGACGCCTACGCCGCGCAGTACCAGATCCAGCGCGCCGACCTGTTCCCCGCCGTGTCGGCCACCGGCAGCGGTAGCCGCCAGCGCGTACCGGCACGCTCGTCGCAAACCGGTAAAGAGGGCATCAGCAGCTCGTACTCGGCCACCCTGGGTATCAGCTCCTATGAGCTGGACCTGTTCGGTCGCGTACGCAGCTTGAGTGAAGAAGCGCTGCAAAAGTACTTCGCCACCGAAGAAGCCCGTCGCAGCACCCAGATCAGCCTGGTGGCCAGTGTGGCCAACGCCTACCTGACCTGGCAGGCCGACAAGGAACTGCTCAAGCTGACCCAGGAAACCCTGAACGCCTACGAGCAGAGCTTCAAGCTCACCTCGCGCAGCAACGAAGTCGGCGTGGCCTCGGCCCTCGACTTGAGCCAGGCACGCACCTCGGTGGAAAACGCCCGGGTGGCACTGGCGCGCTACACCCGCCAGGTGGCCCAGGACGAAAACAGCCTGACCCTGCTGCTGGGCACCGGCCTGCCGGCCAATCTCGCCAGCAAGCCGCTGTCGGATGACGTGCTCAGCGAAGTGCCGGCCGGTTTGCCATCCGACCTGCTGCAACGGCGTCCCGACATCCAGCAGGCCGAGTACAACCTCAAGGCGGCCAACGCCAACATCGGCGCAGCCCGCGCGGCGTTCTTCCCGAGCATCAGCCTGACGGCCAACGCCGGTACCCTGAGCCCGGACCTGGGCGGCCTGTTCAAAGGCGGCTCGGGCACCTGGTCGTTCGCCCCGCAGATCAACATCCCGATCTTCAACGCCGGCAGCCTGCGTGCGAGCCTGGACTACTCGAAGATCCAGAAAGAGATCAACGTGGCGAACTACGAGAAGGCGATCCAGACCGGCTTCCAGGAAGTTTCCGACGGCCTCGCCGCGCGTGAGACCTACAAACAGCAACTGGAGGCCCAACGCGGTTTCGTCGCCGCCAACCAGGATTACTACCGCCTGGCCGAGCGTCGCTACCGCATTGGTGTCGACAGCAACCTGACCTTCCTCGACGCCCAGCGCCAACTGTTCAGTGCCCAGCAATCGCTGATCACCGACCGCCTGGCGCAGCTGACCAGCGAGGTCAACCTGTACAAGGCCCTTGGCGGCGGCTGGAATGAGCAGACCGGGAAGAACGAGCCGTTGAAAGAAGAAGCACCGGCGTTGAAGTTGTTCTGA
- a CDS encoding efflux RND transporter periplasmic adaptor subunit: protein MQLKPAVTALVTAVALASLLSGCKKEEAAPPAQAPLVGVVTLQPQAFTLTSDLPGRTTAYRIAEVRPQVNGIILKRLFKEGADVKEGQQLYQIDPSVYDATLKSAQASLSQTKSISDRYKQLVDEQAVSRQEYDTAVANRMTAEANVQTAQINVRYTKVFAPISGRIGRSSVTEGALVSNGQADALAVIQQLDPIYVDVTQSSAEMLKLRRDLESGQLEKAGANAAKVKLTLEDGSSYGLDGKLEFSEVSVDQTTGSVTLRAVFPNPDHTLLPGMFVHAQLQAGVNSKAILAPQQGVTRDLKGIPTALVVNADNKVEQRVLVANRTAGAYWLVEKGLNAGDRVITEGLQYVKPGVEVKVKDADNAKPAGTAAPAAAAAGKGE, encoded by the coding sequence ATGCAACTTAAGCCAGCTGTTACCGCTCTGGTCACTGCCGTCGCCCTGGCATCGCTGCTCAGCGGATGCAAAAAGGAAGAGGCGGCTCCGCCCGCTCAAGCTCCTCTGGTCGGCGTGGTAACCCTTCAACCGCAAGCCTTTACCCTGACGTCCGACCTGCCAGGCCGCACCACCGCCTACCGCATCGCGGAAGTCCGTCCTCAGGTCAATGGCATCATCCTCAAGCGCCTGTTCAAGGAAGGCGCGGATGTAAAAGAAGGCCAGCAGCTCTATCAGATCGATCCGTCGGTCTATGACGCCACCCTGAAAAGCGCCCAGGCCAGCCTGTCCCAGACCAAGTCGATCTCCGACCGCTACAAGCAGTTGGTCGATGAGCAGGCCGTCAGTCGCCAGGAATACGACACCGCCGTCGCCAATCGCATGACGGCAGAAGCAAACGTTCAAACCGCCCAGATCAACGTGCGCTACACCAAAGTATTCGCGCCAATCTCCGGGCGTATCGGGCGTTCCTCGGTCACTGAAGGCGCGCTGGTCAGCAACGGCCAGGCCGATGCCCTGGCCGTGATCCAGCAACTGGACCCGATCTACGTCGACGTCACGCAGTCTTCGGCTGAAATGCTCAAACTGCGCCGCGACCTGGAAAGCGGCCAACTGGAGAAAGCCGGCGCCAATGCCGCCAAAGTCAAGCTGACCCTGGAAGACGGAAGCAGCTATGGCCTGGACGGCAAGCTGGAGTTCTCCGAAGTGTCGGTCGACCAGACCACCGGTTCGGTCACCCTGCGCGCCGTGTTCCCCAACCCTGACCACACCCTGCTGCCCGGCATGTTCGTACACGCCCAGTTGCAAGCCGGTGTGAACAGCAAGGCGATCCTGGCCCCGCAGCAAGGCGTGACCCGAGACCTCAAGGGCATCCCGACGGCACTGGTGGTCAACGCAGACAACAAAGTTGAACAGCGTGTCCTGGTCGCCAACCGCACCGCCGGCGCTTACTGGCTGGTGGAAAAAGGCTTGAACGCCGGTGACCGCGTGATCACCGAAGGCTTGCAGTACGTCAAGCCAGGCGTCGAGGTCAAGGTCAAGGACGCCGACAACGCCAAGCCCGCCGGTACCGCCGCTCCTGCTGCCGCTGCAGCTGGCAAAGGGGAGTAA
- a CDS encoding polysaccharide deacetylase family protein → MKSFALASLLLSLTLSLGGCIGAPIALTPQTEQRLHTQAPIRFLLTFDDGPSASGYNNPTRSVLADLAHNPVLPGIKAVFFLQTEAARSGGSSRGHKTMEREFAGGHVLAFHTATAFHTNHRWLNDAELESTLTQGAADIAAITGAPPALVRPPFWNYDRRTFAAYQRHGMQVLLTDLSANDGKIWGFNASPRRRANLYRQLSVVRERIALGELPTVDGVIPVVVTFHDINRYTARHLQEYLQILMDSARINGVKTAAEPFYTDHATLERAALARTVKDVNEPVHLPGVWNWVWDADAH, encoded by the coding sequence ATGAAGTCCTTTGCCCTTGCCTCCCTTTTGCTGAGCTTGACCTTGAGCCTCGGCGGCTGCATCGGCGCGCCTATCGCCCTGACACCGCAGACCGAGCAACGCCTGCACACCCAGGCACCGATCCGCTTTCTGCTGACCTTCGACGATGGCCCGAGCGCGTCGGGCTATAACAACCCAACCCGCTCGGTCCTCGCCGACCTGGCGCACAACCCGGTGCTGCCGGGGATCAAGGCGGTGTTTTTCCTGCAGACCGAAGCGGCGCGTTCCGGCGGCAGTTCCCGCGGGCACAAGACCATGGAGCGTGAATTTGCCGGCGGCCATGTCCTGGCCTTCCACACCGCCACGGCCTTTCATACCAACCATCGCTGGCTCAATGACGCCGAACTGGAAAGCACCCTCACCCAAGGCGCGGCCGATATCGCCGCCATCACCGGCGCACCGCCGGCACTGGTACGCCCACCGTTCTGGAACTACGACCGTCGCACCTTCGCCGCCTACCAGCGCCATGGCATGCAGGTCTTACTGACCGACCTGAGCGCCAATGACGGCAAGATCTGGGGATTCAACGCCAGCCCACGGCGTCGCGCCAACCTGTATCGACAACTGTCGGTGGTCCGCGAGCGCATTGCACTGGGAGAGTTGCCTACGGTGGACGGCGTGATCCCGGTGGTGGTGACCTTCCACGACATCAACCGCTACACCGCACGGCACCTGCAGGAGTACTTGCAGATCCTGATGGACAGCGCCCGGATCAACGGCGTGAAGACCGCTGCCGAACCGTTCTATACCGACCATGCCACCCTGGAGCGCGCAGCGCTGGCACGCACGGTGAAGGATGTGAACGAACCGGTGCATCTGCCGGGGGTGTGGAACTGGGTGTGGGATGCTGATGCCCACTAA
- the pcaC gene encoding 4-carboxymuconolactone decarboxylase yields MDEKQRYADGLKVRRAVLGDAHVDRSLNALTEFNSEFQEMITRHAWGDIWTRPGLPRHTRSLITIAMLIGMNRNDELKLHLRAAASNGVTRAEIKEVLMQSAIYCGIPAANATFHLAESVWDELGVESRE; encoded by the coding sequence GTGGACGAGAAACAACGTTACGCCGATGGCCTGAAAGTGCGCCGCGCAGTGCTGGGCGATGCCCACGTCGACCGCAGCCTCAATGCCCTGACCGAGTTCAACAGCGAGTTCCAGGAAATGATCACCCGCCACGCCTGGGGTGACATCTGGACCCGCCCCGGCCTGCCGCGGCATACCCGCAGCCTGATCACCATCGCCATGCTGATCGGCATGAACCGCAACGACGAACTCAAGCTGCATCTGCGCGCGGCCGCCAGCAACGGCGTGACCCGCGCCGAGATCAAGGAAGTGTTGATGCAGAGCGCGATCTACTGCGGGATTCCGGCGGCCAACGCGACGTTTCACCTGGCCGAGTCGGTGTGGGATGAGTTGGGGGTCGAGTCCCGCGAATGA
- a CDS encoding efflux RND transporter permease subunit, whose translation MSKFFIDRPIFAWVIALVIMLVGALSILKLPINQYPAIAPTAIDIQVTYPGASAQTVQDTVVQVIEQQLNGIDNLRYVSSDSNSDGSMTITVTFNQGTNPDIAQVQVQNKLNLATPLLPQEVQQQGIRVTKSVKNFLMVIGLVSQDGSMTKDDLSNYIVSNIQDPISRTAGVGDFQVFGSQYAMRIWLDPAKLNNYQLTPVDVSTAISAQNVQVATGQLGGLPALPGTQLNATIIGKTRLQTTEQFGNILMKVNTDGSQVRLKDVARIELGGQTYSISAQFNGDPASGMAIKLAAGANALDTAKAIRATIASLEPFFPPGMKAVVPYDTTPVVTESISGVVHTLVEAIVLVFLVMFLFLQNFRATIITTMTVPVVLLGTFGILAAFGFTINTLTMFGMILAIGLLVDDAIVVVENVERVMAEEHLSPKEATVKSMGQIQGALVGIALVLSAVLLPMAFFGGSTGVIYKQFSITIVSAMALSVLVALIFTPALCATMLKPIDPEKHGQPKRGFFGWFNRTFDRSVLSYERGVGNMLRHKIPAFLVYALIFAGMIWLFMRIPAAFLPDEDQGVIFAQVQTPVGSTAERTQKVIDDMRIFLLNDKEGEPGEGKGVKSVFTVNGFNFAGRGQSSGLAFVMLKPWDERDASTSVFEIAKRAQGYFMQTFQDAMVFAIVPPSVLELGNATGFDVFLQDQGGVGHDKLMAARNQFLGMAAQSKILAGVRPNGVNDEPQYELTVDDEKASAQGITLSNINQTLAIALGGSYVNDFIDRGRVKKVYVQGEAASRMSPEDLNKWYVRSDSGKMVPLSAIASGKWIYGSPKLSRYNGVAAMEILGTPAPGYSTGEAMAEVERIAKQLPAGVGYAWTGLSYEERLSGSQAPALYALSLLVVFLCLAALYESWSIPIAVVLVVPLGVVGALIATSLRGLSNDVFFQVGLLVTVGLAAKNAILIVEFAKELHEQGKGIVESAIEASRMRLRPIIMTSMAFILGVLPLAISSGAGSGSQHAIGTGVIGGMITATVLAIFWVPLFFATVSAMGERKTTEPKQTPKEAGQ comes from the coding sequence ATGTCGAAATTTTTTATCGACCGTCCCATTTTCGCCTGGGTAATTGCCCTGGTGATCATGCTGGTCGGGGCTCTATCGATCCTGAAATTGCCCATCAACCAATACCCGGCGATTGCGCCGACCGCCATTGATATCCAGGTGACCTACCCAGGCGCATCCGCACAGACCGTGCAGGACACCGTGGTGCAGGTGATCGAGCAACAGCTCAACGGTATCGACAACCTGCGTTATGTGTCATCGGACAGTAACTCCGACGGCAGCATGACCATCACCGTGACGTTCAACCAGGGTACCAACCCAGACATCGCCCAGGTCCAGGTTCAGAACAAGCTGAACCTGGCGACCCCGCTGCTGCCGCAAGAAGTGCAGCAGCAGGGGATCCGCGTGACCAAGTCGGTGAAGAACTTCCTGATGGTGATCGGTCTGGTGTCCCAAGACGGCAGCATGACCAAGGACGACCTGTCCAACTACATCGTGTCCAACATCCAGGACCCGATTTCGCGGACGGCCGGTGTCGGTGACTTCCAGGTGTTCGGTTCGCAGTACGCCATGCGTATCTGGCTCGATCCGGCCAAGCTGAACAACTACCAGTTGACCCCGGTAGACGTCAGCACCGCGATCTCGGCACAGAACGTACAAGTGGCCACCGGCCAATTGGGCGGCCTGCCTGCCCTGCCCGGCACCCAATTGAACGCGACCATCATCGGCAAGACCCGCCTGCAGACTACTGAGCAGTTCGGCAACATTCTGATGAAGGTCAACACCGACGGCTCGCAGGTTCGCTTGAAAGACGTCGCGCGTATCGAGCTGGGCGGCCAGACCTACAGCATCAGCGCGCAGTTCAACGGCGACCCGGCGTCCGGTATGGCAATCAAGTTGGCCGCCGGTGCCAACGCCCTGGACACCGCCAAGGCCATCCGTGCCACGATCGCGTCCCTGGAACCGTTCTTCCCGCCAGGCATGAAGGCGGTGGTGCCGTATGACACCACCCCGGTTGTGACCGAATCGATCTCCGGCGTGGTACACACCCTGGTCGAAGCGATCGTGCTGGTGTTCCTGGTAATGTTCCTGTTCCTGCAGAACTTCCGCGCCACCATCATCACCACCATGACCGTACCGGTGGTATTGCTGGGTACCTTCGGGATCCTGGCCGCGTTTGGCTTCACCATCAACACCCTGACCATGTTCGGCATGATCCTGGCCATCGGCTTGCTGGTGGACGACGCCATCGTCGTGGTGGAAAACGTCGAGCGGGTCATGGCCGAGGAGCACCTGTCGCCCAAAGAAGCGACGGTCAAGTCCATGGGCCAGATCCAGGGCGCCCTGGTGGGTATTGCGCTGGTACTGTCGGCGGTACTGTTGCCGATGGCATTCTTCGGCGGCTCCACCGGCGTGATCTACAAACAGTTCTCCATCACCATCGTTTCGGCCATGGCGTTGTCGGTACTGGTTGCGTTGATTTTCACCCCGGCCTTGTGCGCCACCATGCTCAAGCCGATCGATCCCGAGAAGCACGGCCAACCCAAGCGTGGTTTCTTCGGCTGGTTCAACCGCACCTTCGACCGCAGCGTACTGAGCTACGAACGCGGCGTGGGTAACATGCTCAGGCACAAGATTCCGGCGTTCCTCGTTTACGCATTGATCTTTGCCGGCATGATCTGGCTGTTCATGCGCATCCCTGCCGCATTCCTGCCCGACGAAGACCAAGGCGTGATCTTTGCCCAGGTACAGACGCCAGTAGGCTCGACGGCCGAGCGCACGCAGAAAGTCATCGACGACATGCGTATCTTCCTGCTCAACGACAAGGAAGGCGAACCGGGCGAAGGCAAGGGCGTGAAATCGGTCTTTACCGTGAACGGCTTCAACTTCGCCGGTCGTGGTCAAAGCTCGGGCCTGGCATTCGTGATGCTCAAACCGTGGGATGAGCGTGACGCGTCCACATCGGTGTTCGAAATCGCCAAGCGCGCCCAAGGTTACTTCATGCAGACGTTCCAGGACGCCATGGTGTTCGCCATCGTGCCACCGTCTGTACTGGAGCTGGGTAACGCGACCGGTTTCGACGTGTTCCTGCAGGACCAGGGCGGCGTTGGCCACGATAAGTTGATGGCCGCGCGCAACCAGTTCCTGGGCATGGCTGCCCAGAGCAAGATCCTGGCGGGTGTACGCCCCAACGGCGTGAACGATGAGCCGCAGTACGAGCTCACCGTCGACGACGAAAAAGCCAGCGCCCAAGGCATCACGCTGTCGAACATCAACCAGACCCTGGCCATTGCCCTGGGTGGCAGCTACGTCAACGACTTCATCGACCGTGGTCGTGTGAAGAAGGTCTATGTGCAAGGTGAAGCCGCCAGCCGGATGTCCCCTGAAGACCTGAACAAATGGTACGTGCGCAGCGACTCCGGGAAGATGGTGCCGTTGTCGGCCATCGCCTCGGGCAAGTGGATTTACGGTTCGCCGAAACTCTCGCGCTATAACGGTGTGGCGGCGATGGAAATCCTCGGTACCCCGGCACCGGGCTACAGTACCGGTGAAGCCATGGCCGAAGTCGAACGCATCGCCAAGCAATTGCCGGCGGGTGTCGGTTACGCCTGGACGGGCCTGTCGTATGAAGAACGTCTGTCCGGCTCCCAGGCGCCTGCGCTGTACGCCTTGTCGCTGCTGGTGGTGTTCCTCTGCCTCGCGGCGCTGTACGAAAGCTGGTCGATTCCGATCGCGGTGGTACTCGTTGTGCCGCTGGGTGTGGTGGGTGCGTTGATCGCCACCAGCCTGCGCGGCCTGTCCAACGACGTGTTCTTCCAGGTGGGCTTGCTGGTGACGGTGGGCCTGGCGGCGAAGAACGCCATCCTGATCGTGGAGTTCGCCAAAGAGCTTCACGAACAAGGCAAAGGCATCGTCGAATCGGCCATCGAAGCGTCGCGCATGCGTCTGCGACCGATCATCATGACGTCCATGGCGTTCATCCTCGGCGTACTGCCGTTGGCGATCTCCTCGGGCGCCGGCTCAGGCAGCCAGCATGCGATCGGTACCGGCGTGATTGGCGGTATGATCACCGCCACTGTGCTGGCGATCTTCTGGGTGCCACTGTTCTTTGCAACCGTGTCCGCCATGGGCGAGCGCAAAACGACTGAACCCAAGCAAACTCCTAAAGAGGCTGGCCAATGA